From Brassica oleracea var. oleracea cultivar TO1000 chromosome C3, BOL, whole genome shotgun sequence, a single genomic window includes:
- the LOC106335799 gene encoding F-box protein At4g22390-like → MANMPMDIVNDVFLRLPATTLVRCRLLSKPCLSLIDSPDFVASHLKRTLETEEHLMILLLSHRLLRTMYLDAPDKLSDVDHPLQTGGFTEVFGSVNGLIGLTNSPVDLAIFNPSTRKIHRLPIEPIDFSEQFITRENVFYGLGYDSVSDDYKVVRMIQSKYKGDGVEESFGYALEIKVFSLKSNSWKRIHLLFEVQILFIYFYYDLLYRRGNGVLASNSLHWILPRTGGHTAFNTIIRFDLASDDLGVLSFPNDLYLEDDMDIGVLDGCLCLMCYSESSHVGVWILREYEGEWSKFITVPKPETVVSFESVRPMIYSKDRSKILLEINNGKLMWFDLESKGFETLGIKGCEGPCNAEIVVSSLVLGCKGDPRRAQEKKMMLKGNKRGDGFLSKGFKLKF, encoded by the exons ATGGCGAATATGCCGATGGATATCGTTAACGACGTGTTCCTCCGTCTCCCTGCTACTACGCTAGTCCGATGCCGCCTCCTCTCGAAGCCTTGCCTCTCTCTGATCGACAGTCCCGACTTCGTCGCGTCTCATCTCAAACGCACGCTAGAAACCGAAGAGCACCTCATGATCCTGCTGCTATCCCATCGCCTTCTACGTACGATGTACCTCGACGCACCGGATAAACTCTCCGACGTCGATCATCCTCTGCAAACCGGTGGTTTCACGGAGGTTTTCGGTTCGGTTAACGGTTTGATCGGTTTAACAAACTCTCCTGTTGATTTAGCGATTTTCAATCCATCGACTCGCAAAATCCACCGCTTACCGATTGAGCCTATCGATTTCTCGGAACAGTTCATCACACGCGAGAATGTGTTTTACGGATTAGGTTACGATTCCGTGAGCGATGATTACAAAGTTGTGAGGATGATTCAGTCCAAGTACAAAGGCGATGGAGTCGAGGAAAGCTTTGGTTACGCTCTCGAAATCAAGGTTTTCAGTTTGAAGAGTAACAGCTGGAAGAGAATCCATCTTCTATTTGAGGTTCAGATTCTCTTCATCTACTTTTATTACGATCTGCTGTATCGCCGTGGGAATGGTGTTCTCGCTAGCAACAGTCTCCACTGGATTTTGCCTCGAACTGGTGGACATACTGCGTTCAACACGATAATCAGATTTGATCTCGCTTCTGATGATCTTGGAGTGCTTAGCTTCCCAAACGATCTTTACTTGGAAGATGATATGGATATTGGTGTGCTGGATGGCTGCCTTTGCTTGATGTGTTACAGCGAGTCTAGCCATGTGGGTGTTTGGATTTTGAGGGAATATGAAGGAGAATGGAGTAAGTTCATTACGGTGCCGAAACCTGAGACTGTGGTGTCGTTTGAATCTGTGAGGCCTATGATCTATTCCAAGGACAGGAGCAAAATTTTGCTGGAGATAAACAATGGGAAGCTAATGTGGTTTGATTTGGAGAGTAAGGGTTTTGAAACGCTTGGAATAAAGGGCTGTGAGGGTCCGTGTAATGCTGAAATCGTCGTGAGTAGCCTTGTTTTGGGATGTAAAGGTGATCCTCGCAGAGCTCAAGAGAAGAAGATGATGCTGAAGGGTAACAAAAG GGGAGATGGTTTCCTGTCCAAGGGATTCAAGCTCAAGTTCTGA
- the LOC106335800 gene encoding F-box protein At4g22390-like, which produces MANLPMDIVNDVFLRLPATTLVRCRLLSKLCFSLIDSSDFVASHLKRTLETEEHLMILLRSPRLLRTVYLDAPDKLSDVDHPLQTGGFTEVFGSVNGLIGLTNSPVDLAIFNPSTRKIHRLPIEPIDFSERLIARENVFYGLGYDSVSDDYKVVRMVQSTHKGDGVVESFGRAFEIKVFSLKSNKWKRILLLFEVQILFIKLYYRLLYRRGNGVLASNSLHWILPRSRGYIAYNTVIRFDLASDDLGILRYPLELLHEDDMDIGVLDGCLCLMCYSESSHVGVWILREYERKWSKFITVPKPETVVSFEFVRPMIYSKDRSKILLEINNGKLMWFDLESKGFETLGIKGCEGPCNAEIVVSSLVLGCKGDPRRAQEKKMMLEGNKRGDGFLSKGFKLKL; this is translated from the exons ATGGCGAATCTCCCAATGGATATCGTCAACGATGTATTCCTTCGTCTCCCTGCTACTACACTGGTCCGATGCCGCCTCCTCTCCAAGCTTTGCTTCTCTCTTATCGACAGTTCCGACTTCGTTGCCTCGCATCTCAAACGCACGCTCGAAACCGAAGAGCACCTCATGATCCTGCTACGATCGCCTCGCCTTCTACGTACGGTGTACCTCGACGCACCGGATAAACTCTCAGACGTCGACCATCCTCTGCAAACCGGTGGTTTCACGGAGGTTTTCGGTTCGGTTAACGGTTTGATCGGTTTAACAAACTCTCCGGTTGATTTAGCGATTTTCAATCCGTCGACTCGCAAAATCCACCGGTTACCGATTGAGCCTATCGATTTCTCGGAACGGTTGATCGCTCGCGAGAATGTGTTTTACGGATTAGGTTACGATTCGGTGAGCGATGATTACAAAGTTGTGAGGATGGTTCAGTCTACGCATAAAGGCGATGGAGTCGTCGAAAGCTTTGGTCGCGCTTTCGAAATCAAAGTTTTCAGCTTGAAAAGTAATAAATGGAAGAGAATCCTTCTTCTCTTTGAGGTTCAGATTCTTTTCATAAAATTATATTACCGTTTGCTTTACCGCCGCGGAAATGGTGTTCTTGCTAGCAACAGTCTTCACTGGATTCTACCTCGAAGTCGAGGATATATAGCCTACAACACCGTAATCAGATTTGATCTCGCCTCTGACGATCTTGGAATCCTCAGGTACCCACTGGAGCTTCTCCATGAAGATGATATGGACATAGGTGTGTTAGATGGCTGCCTTTGCTTGATGTGTTACAGCGAGTCTAGCCATGTGGGTGTTTGGATTTTGAGGGAGTATGAAAGGAAATGGTCTAAGTTCATTACTGTGCCGAAACCTGAGACTGTGGTTTCCTTTGAATTTGTGAGACCTATGATCTACTCCAAGGACAGGAGCAAGATTTTGCTGGAGATAAACAATGGGAAGCTGATGTGGTTTGATTTGGAGAGTAAGGGATTTGAAACGCTTGGAATAAAGGGTTGTGAGGGTCCGTGTAATGCTGAAATCGTCGTGAGTAGCCTTGTTTTGGGATGTAAAGGTGATCCTCGCAGAGCTCAAGAGAAGAAGATGATGCTGGAGGGTAACAAAAG GGGGGATGGTTTTCTGTCCAAGGGATTCAAGCTGAAGTTATGA
- the LOC106331493 gene encoding COBRA-like protein 4, producing the protein MRLCFCFFLMIIFSASAYDPLDPNGNITIKWDIMSWTADGYVATVTMNNFQIYRHIQSPGWTLGWAWAKKEVIWSMVGAQATEQGDCSKFKGNVPHCCKKTPTVVDLLPGVPYNQQISNCCKGGVVGAWGQDPSSAVSQFQVSVGLAGTTNKTVKLPKNFTLLGPGPGYTCGPAKIVPSTVFLTTDKRRKTQALMTWNVTCTYSQFLARKHPSCCVSFSSFYNDTITPCPSCACGCENKRSCVKADSKILTKKGLNTPRKDNAPLLQCTHHMCPIRVHWHVKTNYKDYWRVKIAITNFNYRMNHTLWTLAVQHPNLNNVTQVFSFDYKSVAPYGSINDTGMFFGTKFYNDLLMEAGPSGNVQSEVLLQKDQKTFTFKQGWAFPRKVYFNGDECMLPPPDSYPFLPNSARGSLASLSTLSLTILVLVLISVG; encoded by the exons ATGAGGCTCTGCTTCTGCTTCTTCTTAATGATCATCTTCAGCGCAT CTGCTTATGATCCATTGGATCCTAATGGGAACATTACAATCAAATGGGACATCATGTCATGGACAGCAGATGGCTATGTG GCTACGGTAACTATGAACAACTTCCAAATCTACCGGCACATACAATCCCCAGGTTGGACACTAGGCTGGGCATGGGCAAAGAAAGAAGTGATCTGGTCAATGGTTGGCGCACAAGCAACAGAACAAGGAGACTGTTCCAAGTTCAAGGGCAATGTACCTCACTGCTGTAAGAAAACCCCAACCGTCGTTGATCTCTTGCCAGGTGTCCCTTACAATCAACAGATCTCAAACTGCTGCAAAGGCGGTGTGGTTGGAGCTTGGGGTCAAGATCCTTCATCCGCTGTGTCGCAGTTTCAGGTTAGCGTTGGTTTGGCTGGAACCACGAACAAGACTGTCAAGCTCCCTAAGAACTTCACGTTGCTTGGTCCTGGACCTGGTTACACTTGCGGTCCTGCTAAGATCGTGCCGTCTACTGTTTTTCTCACTACCGACAAAAGGAGGAAAACACAAGCTTTGA TGACATGGAATGTGACCTGCACATACTCACAGTTTCTAGCGAGAAAGCATCCAAGTTGTTGCGTCTCCTTCTCATCTTTCTACAACGACACCATAACTCCTTGCCCTTCTTGTGCTTGTGGCTGCGAGAACAAAAGGAGCTGCGTCAA GGCTGATTCTAAGATTCTAACCAAGAAAGGACTCAACACACCGAGAAAAGACAACGCTCCGTTGCTACAATGCACACACCACATGTGCCCGATTAGAGTCCACTGGCACGTTAAAACTAACTACAAAGACTATTGGCGCGTGAAGATAGCTATCACAAACTTTAACTACCGGATGAATCATACGCTATGGACTCTAGCAGTTCAGCACCCGAATCTCAACAACGTGACTCAAGTTTTCAGTTTTGATTACAAATCAGTTGCTCCTTATGGATCCATAA ATGATACAGGAATGTTCTTTGGAACGAAGTTTTACAATGATCTTTTGATGGAAGCTGGACCTTCAGGGAATGTGCAATCAGAGGTGTTGCTACAGAAAGATCAAAAGACTTTCACTTTCAAGCAAGGTTGGGCTTTTCCGAGGAAAGTTTACTTTAATGGCGATGAGTGTATGTTGCCTCCACCAGATTCGTACCCTTTTCTACCAAACTCTGCACGAGGAAGCTTGGCTTCTCTCTCGACGCTATCACTCACTATTCTTGTTCTTGTGCTCATCTCCGTCGGGTGA
- the LOC106334441 gene encoding solute carrier family 25 member 44-like, with amino-acid sequence MNTPPTSRVASFGQTEINWDKLDKRRFYVNGAGLFTGVTVALYPVSVVKTRLQVASKDIAEKSAFSVIKGILKNDGVPGLYRGFGTVITGAVPARIIFLTALETTKISAFKLVAPLELSEPTQAAIANGIAGMTASLFSQAVFVPIDVVSQKLMVQGYSGHAKYTGGIDVATKIIKSYGVRGLYRGFGLSVMTYSPSSAAWWASYGSSQRVIWRLLGYGSDSKATAAPSQSKIVLVQALGGIIAGATASSITTPLDTIKTRLQVMGHQENRPSAKKVVKDLIAQDGWKGFYRGLGPRFFSMSAWGTSMILTYEYLKRLCAIED; translated from the exons ATGAACACGCCGCCGACTTCTCGCGTCGCATCTTTTGGTCAGACGGAGATAAACTGGGACAA GCTTGACAAAAGGAGGTTTTACGTTAATGGAGCTGGACTCTTCACTGGCGTCACAGTAGCTCTCTACCCTGTCTCCGTCGTCAAAACACGCCTCCAAGTCGCTTCCAAAGACATCGCTGAAAAAAGCGCCTTCTCTGTGATCAAAGGCATTCTCAAAAACGACGGCGTTCCTGGTCTCTACCGAGGCTTCGGCACTGTGATCACAGGCGCTGTGCCTGCGAGGATCATATTCTTAACTGCATTGGAGACGACAAAGATCTCTGCTTTTAAGTTGGTTGCGCCTTTGGAGCTGAGTGAGCCTACGCAAGCTGCTATTGCTAATGGCATTGCGGGGATGACGGCTTCTCTTTTCTCACAGGCCGTGTTTGTCCCTATTGATGTT GTTAGCCAAAAGTTGATGGTGCAGGGGTACTCAGGCCATGCTAAGTACACTGGTGGTATTGATGTCGCCACCAAAATCATCAAGTCGTATGGCGTGAGGGGCTTATACAGAGGGTTTGGCTTGTCTGTAATGACCTATTCTCCTTCGAGTGCTGCTTGGTGGGCTAGCTATGGCTCAAGTCAGCGTGTTATCTGGAG ACTCTTAGGCTATGGTAGTGACTCGAAGGCTACTGCTGCTCCTAGTCAGTCAAAAATTGTACTCGTCCAGGCTTTGGGAGGTATCATCGCCGGTGCAACAGCGTCCTCGATCACAACACCATTGGATACAATCAAAACACGGCTGCAG GTGATGGGACACCAAGAGAATAGACCATCAGCGAAAAAAGTGGTCAAGGATCTGATAGCACAAGATGGGTGGAAAGGGTTCTATAGGGGTTTGGGTCCAAGATTCTTCAGCATGTCCGCTTGGGGAACCTCGATGATATTGACTTACGAATACCTAA AGCGTCTGTGTGCAATAGAAGATTAG
- the LOC106334440 gene encoding UDP-arabinopyranose mutase 2, whose protein sequence is MVDPANTVGIPVNPTPLLKDELDIVIPTIRNLDFLEMWRPFLQPYHLIIVQDGDPTKKIHVPEGYDYELYNRNDVNRILGPKASCISFKDSACRCFGYMVSKKKYVFTIDDDCFVAKDPSGKAVNALEQHIKNLLCPSTPLFFNTLYDPYREGADFVRGYPFSLREGVSTAVSHGLWLNIPDYDAPTQLVKPKERNTRYVDAVMTIPKGTLFPMCGMNLAFDRDLIGPAMYFGLMGDGQPIGRYDDMWAGWCIKVICDHLGLGVKTGLPYIYHSKASNPFVNLKKEYKGIFWQEDIIPFFQNVKLSKEATSVQQCYIELSKMVKEKLSPLDPYFDKLADAMVTWIEAWDELNPPAAATVNGKA, encoded by the exons ATGGTTGACCCGGCGAACACCGTGGGAATCCCGGTGAACCCGACGCCGTTGCTGAAAGACGAGCTCGACATCGTGATCCCGACCATCCGAAACCTCGACTTCCTCGAGATGTGGAGGCCGTTTCTTCAGCCGTACCATCTGATCATCGTCCAGGACGGAGATCCCACGAAGAAGATTCACGTCCCCGAAGGGTACGACTACGAGCTGTACAACAGGAACGACGTTAACCGGATCCTCGGACCGAAAGCTTCTTGCATTTCGTTCAAGGACTCGGCTTGTCGGTGCTTTGGGTACATGGTGTCTAAGAAGAAGTATGTCTTCACCATTGATGACGATTGCTTC GTTGCCAAGGATCCATCAGGGAAAGCAGTGAATGCTCTTGAGCAACACATCAAGAATCTGCTCTGTCCATCGACTCCATTGTTCTTCAACACCTTGTATGATCCTTACCGTGAAGGAGCTGATTTCGTCCGTGGATACCCTTTCAGTCTACGTGAAGGTGTTTCCACTGCTGTTTCCCATGGTCTCTGGCTCAACATTCCTGATTACGACGCCCCTACCCAACTCGTCAAGCCTAAGGAGAGGAACACTAG GTATGTGGACGCTGTCATGACTATTCCGAAGGGAACGCTTTTCCCAATGTGCGGTATGAACTTGGCTTTCGACCGTGATTTGATTGGACCAGCTATGTACTTTGGTCTCATGGGTGATGGTCAGCCTATTGGTCGCTACGACGATATGTGGGCTGGTTGGTGCATTAAG GTGATCTGTGACCACTTGGGTTTGGGAGTGAAGACCGGTTTGCCATACATATACCACAGCAAAGCGAGTAACCCATTTGTGAACCTGAAGAAAGAATACAAGGGGATCTTCTGGCAGGAGGATATCATCCCTTTCTTCCAGAACGTGAAGCTGTCTAAAGAAGCAACCTCTGTTCAACAATGCTACATTGAGCTCTCAAAGATGGTGAAGGAGAAGCTGAGCCCCTTAGACCCATACTTTGACAAGCTAGCAGACGCCATGGTCACATGGATTGAAGCTTGGGATGAGCTTAACCCACCAGCTGCTGCTACAGTCAATGGCAAAGCTTGA